The following are from one region of the Bactrocera oleae isolate idBacOlea1 chromosome 6, idBacOlea1, whole genome shotgun sequence genome:
- the LOC106623000 gene encoding putative leucine-rich repeat-containing protein DDB_G0290503 — MMSGIQTENVNLNWEYEVIDETKIPLAENMEIAALQHNTSDGSEISAVGGTRNSGLAYDSGNYSASSNNSEMSCPFQMELNNHCQHIHNLLKERDQALFSAMQDVRKLRSELERLNKSEDWYKKELRAQKNTRLEALERIYAQERKYMQENQRLQRECVRLYEKCGDLEKELQAKRDKAMQKLVEDEQLTTVSDKTDELLNKFELEQQRSLVNDQEKLISVLRKQKHVLLEDLRRLNAEKDAKVLDLQETLAGVEVENTHMTAQCKRLLTERQILEGTLKTKDEALNAEIAEKLKMTNLIEELKEQSKTQQELLAHKEIEMQELQRHFNENIQNERNMDEVHRLSIAYHDEINAKTSEISSLKKSVYALQIELNTLTDLQLQNEAQSRHIDQLNFSLETQKCELKNLKQTDEEKTQQISELQQNLEKIRTQHDITLEQMSAEQSSLKSVKRELIALHEQYASMCALCEKTRFELEILEIENGKLRFQSDGGKHEIDALRTKLKEYLKHTEDLGMRINELEAKLHSATVRNEELEAKLVQFVKSNGAQDHFSNENEQIIIVQANKALSDRLSEDNNSFKTCEGSQTDLGSINDNEHDDSGFLEANNDSLNECVDKAKAKPDIQCTRDSDCATITAVNETLMQQLSRQSEILKERQILIVALEELICNGTAALDNGPSITTSVEDNRPFGELSERQQQLMEYLNSQSLLIEEKRKLLEAFESLVNEKPGPHEKSHDIQNISNIRKIIDESRKLKIVNTKEADVSMNTNIKDNIERDTAYSKELEYLQKQLLENDERHLKDSSEQARLHNVQMRNCEETIHRLQTENERLINDMQSLLEAKFQIENALEKQTQLIVQLKSKLSIVEVNENTTEASNTPELLPHERDELLRLRANVEELEKRLEAAMQHDEARRNERVRLIQQLIEQQNSKVKQLTESQEDWEELLTSLQAAQKLEDNARAELQMKNDELEELNALFAEQNVELRQLQEITLLAKSNEKQNENAQLQLTYQKEFETMQASLSAQLADSEAKQRQIEELQGKNERLERHLNEDYAEEMAKNQRQLRALQIKMEDLKTERNHYAARLTEMETELQQLKKSKRDGLVLPPEFVVLPKNTIHTCTDEATSSSTDANGNSSASESDSNERMRILTKVLEAEYKRKMKRYDLHIHTLLANIKKLKKALRATEQRAAQLTLEQCKTLEELRELRLTRRQLEEMRLKCEHNQITIKALEQALEMERKKFEASDLGKAANIERDSAAEEVRTDEPAHEVANLIDDYKKLIQQSALATRRPKTSTILDLIQRSNQCVPNLHKLDATVDGLRSDLEHFISAHTRNMRQTSSANKLDGPSLLDELRAATESY; from the exons ATGATGAGTGGGATTCAAACTGAAAACGTAAATTTAAATTGGGAATATGAAGTTATAGATGAGACAAAAATTCCTTTAGCAGAAAACATGGAGATTGCTGCACTTCAGCACAACACTTCAGATGGGTCGGAAATATCTGCTGTAGGTGGGACGAGAAATTCCGGTTTAGCATATGACTCCGGGAATTACTCTGCCAGTTCAAACAACAGCGAAATGTCGTGCCCATTTCAGATGGAGCTAAATAATCATTGTCAGCATATACATAATTTGCTGAAGGAGCGAGATCAAGCGCTGTTCAGTGCTATGCAAGATGTTCGAAAGCTACGCAGCGAACTTGAGCGGCTAAATAAATCGGAAGATTGGTATAAAAAGGAGTTGCGGGCACAAAAAAATACGCGGTTGGAGGCGCTTGAACGAATATATGCGCAAGAACGTAAATATATGCAAGAGAATCAACGTTTACAACGCGAATGTGTGCGTCTGTATGAAAAATGCGGCGATTTGGAAAAGGAGCTGCAAGCGAAACGAGATAAAGCTATGCAAAAATTAGTGGAAGATGAGCAGCTGACAACTGTGAGCGATAAAACTGATGAGCTGTTAAACAAATTTGAACTGGAACAACAACGTTCATTAGTTAATGACCAGGAAAAACTAATCAGTGTTCTACGTAAGCAAAAACATGTTTTGCTTGAGGACTTGAGAAGATTGAATGCGGAAAAAGATGCAAAAGTATTGGATCTGCAGGAAACACTTGCTGGTGTCGAAGTTGAAAATACTCATATGACAGCACAGTGTAAACGTTTGTTAACCGAAAGGCAAATATTAGAAGGCACGCTAAAAACGAAAGATGAAGCGTTAAATGCAGAAATCGCTGAGAAGCTAAAAATGACAAATTTGATTGAGGAGCTAAAAGAGCAGAGCAAAACACAGCAGGAATTGCTAGCGCACAAAGAAATCGAAATGCAAGAGCTGCAGCGGCATTTCAATGAGAATAtacaaaatgaaagaaatatggATGAAGTGCATCGATTGAGTATCGCTTATCATGACGAAATCAATGCTAAAACCTCTGAGATATCGTCACTAAAAAAATCTGTATATGCGCTTCAGATAGAATTAAATACTTTGACCGATTTGCAATTGCAGAATGAGGCGCAGTCCCGACACATAGATCAACTCAACTTCTCACTAGAAACACAAAAATGTgagctaaaaaatttaaagcaaacgGACGAAGAAAAGACACAGCAAATATCTGAGTTACAGcagaatttggaaaaaattcgcaCGCAGCATGACATTACGCTTGAGCAAATGAGTGCTGAACAATCTAGTTTAAAGAGTGTCAAGCGGGAATTGATTGCTCTGCATGAGCAATATGCTAGCATGTGTGCGCTTTGTGAAAAAACGCGTTTCGAATTGGAAATTCTCGAAATCGAAAACGGAAAGCTGAGATTCCAATCGGACGGTGGCAAACATGAAATCGACGCGCTGAGGACAAAATTGAAAGAATACCTTAAACACACAGAGGATTTGGGCATGAGAATAAATGAGCTTGAAGCAAAATTGCACAGTGCAACCGTGCGAAATGAGGAATTAGAAGCGAAATTGGTGCAGTTCGTGAAAAGTAACGGAGCACAGGACCATTTCAGTAACGAAAATGAGCAAATAATCATTGTACAGGCAAATAAAGCGCTGAGCGATCGATTAAGCGAGGataataatagttttaaaaCCTGCGAAGGCAGCCAAACTGATTTAGGAAGCATAAATGATAATGAGCATGATGATAGTGGGTTTTTGGAAGCTAACAACGATAGCCTAAACGAATGTGTGGACAAAGCAAAAGCTAAGCCTGATATACAGTGTACAAGGGATTCAGATTGTGCCACTATCACAGCTGTAAATGAGACCCTTATGCAACAATTGAGTCGgcaaagtgaaattttaaaagagAGACAAATATTAATCGTTGCTTTGGAGGAGCTTATTTGTAATGGCACGGCAGCACTAGATAAcg GTCCTTCCATCACAACTAGTGTTGAAGACAATCGGCCGTTTGGTGAATTATCggagcgacaacaacaactgatGGAATATTTGAATTCTCAAAGTCTGTTGATTGAGGAGAAACGAAAACTTTTGGAAGCGTTTGAATCTCTAGTCAATGAAAAACCCGGTCCACATGAAAAATCACACgacattcaaaatatttcaaatattagaaaaatcaTCGATGAAAgcagaaaactaaaaattgtaaatacgaAAGAAGCCGATGTATCAATGAACACAAACATAAAAGACAACATTGAAAGAGATACAGCTTATAGCAAAGAGTTAGAGTATTTGCAAAAGCAATTACTGGAAAATGACGAAAGGCATTTAAAAGACAGTAGCGAACAAGCGCGACTACACAACGTTCAAATGAGAAACTGCGAAGAAACCATTCATCGTCTTCAAACAGAGAATGAACGGCTAATAAACGACATGCAAAGCTTGTTggaagcaaaatttcaaattgaaaatgCGCTTGAAAAGCAGACACAATTGATTGTTCAACTGAAAAGTAAGTTGTCCATAGTTGAAGTAAATGAAAACACAACCGAAGCTAGCAACACACCGGAACTATTACCACACGAAAGAGATGAACTTCTGCGTTTGCGTGCCAATGTTGAGGAGCTTGAAAAGCGTTTGGAGGCAGCTATGCAGCATGACGAAGCCCGACGCAACGAAAGAGTACGTCTCATACAACAGCTGATAGAGCAGCAAAATAGCAAAGTGAAGCAGCTAACGGAATCTCAAGAAGACTGGGAAGAGCTGCTTACTTCGCTACAAGCTGCACAAAAATTAGAGGATAATGCGAGAGCAGAGTTGCAGATGAAAAACGACGAGCTGGAGGAGCTGAATGCGCTATTCGCCGAGCAGAATGTAGAGTTGAGGCAACTCCAAGAAATTACTTTGCTTGCGAAAAGCaatgaaaaacaaaacgaaaatgcACAACTGCAATTAACATACCAAAAGGAGTTCGAAACAATGCAAGCTAGTCTCAGCGCTCAATTGGCCGACAGCGAAGCAAAGCAGCGCCAAATTGAGGAATTACAAGGCAAAAATGAGCGTCTTGAACGTCATCTCAATGAAGATTACGCCGAAGAAATGGCAAAAAATCAGCGACAGTTGCGagctttgcaaataaaaatggaAGATCTAAAAACAGAACGAAATCATTATGCTGCACGTCTGACGGAAATGGAGACAGAATTGCAACAATTGAAGAAGAGTAAACGCGATGGACTGGTGTTGCCACCAGAATTTGTAGTACTTCCTAAAAACACAATACACACTTGCACCGATGAAGCAACATCCTCCTCAACCGATGCAAATGGAAACTCCAGCGCCAGCGAATCAGATAGCAACGAACGCATGCGTATACTCACCAAAGTACTCGAAGCGGAGTATAAGCGAAAAATGAAGCGCTACGACTTGCACATACACACGCTCTTGGCCAATatcaaaaagttaaagaagGCTCTGCGTGCGACCGAGCAGCGGGCCGCACAATTGACACTCGAACAGTGTAAGACGTTGGAAGAGCTGCGCGAACTGCGTTTGACGCGTAGGCAGCTGGAGGAGATGCGTTTGAAATGCGAGCATAACCAAATCACAATTAAA GCGCTCGAACAGGCTCTAGAAATGGAGCGCAAAAAATTCGAGGCTTCCGACTTGGGCAAGGCAGCGAACATTGAACGCGACTCGGCTGCGGAGGAAGTGCGAACGGATGAGCCGGCGCATGAGGTAGCCAATTTAATAGATGATTATAAAAAG ttaATTCAACAATCGGCGTTAGCTACACGCCGACCGAAGACCAGCACCATACTGGATCTCATTCAACGTAGCAATCAATGTGTGCCAAATTTACATAAACTGGACGCCACAGTCGACGGCTTGCGCAGCGACTTGGAACACTTTATTAGCGCGCATACAAGGAATATGCGTCAAACTTCAAGTGCTAACAAGTTGGATGGGCCCTCGCTGTTGGATGAGCTGCGTGCTGCAACTGAAAGTtactaa